In Ignavibacteriales bacterium, the following proteins share a genomic window:
- a CDS encoding YfhO family protein yields the protein MAKNVREQVRTSKTAHVEHPIIPPKYQHLAAIVLIFISLLIFFHSIIFDGKTYQSADTIASHSWETLYKDAHTEGIFPLWNPYIFCGMPGYASVTFAVQRTFDITTFVWEQGARRILTYFFFDDGSKSGTWLLYYFVYGIGIYLFAFQKLKNKSVAVIVSLMAMYATYVALLIMMGHMTKLAVLAWFPFVFLIVDKLREKFDLFLALILILVIRLLFEPLHIQFIFYFYLSLGFYLLYFFVRALIKKENWRNILASGATLILASIIAFLMGADQYFSTLEYNPYSMRGANPIVHTSSSHQTKTIEGGLDYDYATSWSFSPGELMTFFVPSWYGFGPHPYQGPLTQNQEVKLNTYFGPQPFVDGPQYMGVVVVVLALVGFIKNRKEPFVQFMGITIAVSLLIAFGKEFPFVYDAMYRFFPMFNKFRIPLMILILVQFFTPILAGYGIVSFMNERNKTLSPAQEKKWKYILGGLGLGVGVSLLGASLIKDLYSSFMPLQDVGQTLSRSYGKLNPTVIGMFYDFIVSSVLADILVGFILLLLVFGAFYYYQKGKLKPVTLYGLLIVAVLFDLWRVAWKPSDPKSQQETIQSMTTPNFVKVLEQDTTQFRVLKMIDGQPVYDNSLAYWRIQNAYGYQGAKMRAYQDMVDIAGLGNPLVWQIMNIKYLITNRDESNPGLVEVYNSPETKVYAFRSWLPRAFFVNRCEVSDSVSTLNKIAAMSFDPRDIAYLSKALPSTIDPPVQGTEATFVQYGIQDFEVRATATGNNLLFLSETYYPKGWKAYIDGKETEIYRLNYLFRGVIIPQGTHMLEMKFEPASFTLGKTISLITNLIVLGGIIGFLLRRFMIKKEGVAITK from the coding sequence ATGGCAAAGAATGTAAGGGAACAAGTCCGCACTTCAAAGACCGCACACGTTGAACATCCTATCATCCCGCCAAAATATCAACATCTTGCTGCAATTGTTCTTATTTTTATTAGTCTGTTGATATTTTTTCACTCCATTATTTTTGACGGCAAAACGTACCAATCCGCAGATACCATTGCATCGCATAGCTGGGAAACTCTCTATAAGGATGCACATACGGAAGGGATTTTTCCGCTTTGGAATCCCTATATTTTCTGCGGTATGCCCGGATATGCGAGTGTCACATTTGCCGTGCAAAGAACGTTTGACATCACCACGTTCGTCTGGGAACAGGGCGCCCGCCGGATTCTTACTTATTTCTTTTTTGATGATGGCAGTAAATCAGGCACCTGGTTGTTGTACTATTTCGTGTATGGGATTGGTATCTACTTATTCGCCTTTCAGAAACTCAAGAATAAATCTGTTGCAGTCATTGTGTCGTTGATGGCCATGTATGCAACCTACGTTGCACTTCTGATCATGATGGGCCATATGACAAAGCTTGCCGTCTTGGCGTGGTTTCCCTTTGTCTTTTTAATTGTTGATAAACTGCGGGAAAAGTTCGATTTATTCCTGGCACTTATTCTTATTCTTGTCATACGGCTCTTATTTGAACCGCTGCACATACAGTTCATATTTTATTTCTATTTATCCCTGGGGTTTTATTTGCTGTATTTCTTTGTGCGCGCATTGATCAAAAAAGAAAATTGGCGAAATATTCTTGCGAGCGGAGCAACATTAATTCTTGCATCCATTATTGCATTTCTTATGGGCGCAGACCAATATTTCTCAACTCTTGAATATAATCCATATTCCATGCGGGGTGCAAATCCGATTGTTCATACCTCTTCATCACATCAGACAAAAACCATAGAAGGTGGTCTTGATTACGATTATGCAACGAGCTGGTCATTCAGCCCCGGTGAATTGATGACGTTTTTTGTACCGTCGTGGTACGGGTTCGGTCCTCATCCGTATCAAGGTCCATTGACACAAAATCAAGAAGTGAAGCTGAATACATATTTCGGCCCACAGCCTTTTGTAGATGGTCCGCAATATATGGGCGTGGTAGTTGTCGTGCTTGCTCTCGTCGGATTTATTAAGAATCGAAAAGAACCGTTTGTTCAATTCATGGGAATTACGATTGCAGTTTCATTACTTATCGCATTCGGAAAGGAGTTTCCGTTTGTGTACGACGCTATGTACCGGTTTTTTCCGATGTTCAATAAATTTCGCATTCCGTTGATGATTCTTATCCTTGTACAATTCTTTACTCCAATTCTTGCCGGATACGGAATTGTATCTTTCATGAATGAACGGAATAAAACGCTCAGTCCCGCTCAAGAGAAGAAATGGAAATATATTCTTGGAGGACTTGGTCTCGGTGTCGGTGTGTCGCTCCTTGGAGCAAGTTTAATCAAGGATTTGTATTCTTCATTCATGCCTCTTCAAGATGTTGGACAAACGCTTTCACGTTCCTACGGTAAACTCAATCCAACCGTTATTGGAATGTTCTATGATTTTATTGTGTCGTCTGTTTTAGCAGATATATTGGTTGGATTTATTTTATTACTCCTGGTTTTTGGAGCTTTCTATTATTATCAAAAAGGAAAGTTGAAACCAGTAACCCTGTACGGCTTGCTTATTGTTGCAGTCCTCTTTGATCTCTGGCGGGTGGCGTGGAAACCATCCGACCCGAAAAGTCAACAGGAAACTATACAATCAATGACAACACCGAATTTTGTAAAAGTATTGGAACAGGACACAACACAATTTCGCGTATTGAAAATGATTGATGGTCAGCCCGTCTATGATAACTCACTTGCCTACTGGCGTATCCAGAACGCTTATGGATATCAGGGAGCAAAAATGCGCGCGTATCAGGATATGGTTGATATTGCCGGGCTTGGAAATCCGCTTGTGTGGCAGATCATGAATATCAAATATCTCATTACCAATCGCGACGAGTCGAATCCCGGATTGGTAGAAGTCTATAACAGTCCGGAAACAAAAGTGTACGCATTCCGATCTTGGCTGCCCAGAGCGTTCTTTGTCAACCGGTGCGAGGTGAGTGACAGTGTGAGTACGCTGAATAAAATAGCTGCAATGTCATTCGATCCGCGCGATATTGCATATCTCTCGAAGGCTCTTCCTTCAACCATTGACCCTCCCGTACAAGGCACAGAAGCGACGTTCGTGCAATATGGAATTCAAGATTTCGAGGTGCGTGCGACAGCCACAGGCAATAACCTTTTATTCCTCAGTGAAACATACTATCCAAAAGGATGGAAAGCGTATATTGACGGAAAAGAAACCGAAATCTACAGGCTCAATTATTTGTTCCGCGGAGTAATCATTCCGCAAGGCACACATATGTTAGAGATGAAATTTGAACCGGCATCTTTCACGCTTGGAAAGACAATAAGCCTTATTACAAATCTCATAGTTCTTGGTGGCATCATAGGGTTTCTGCTTCGCCGGTTCATGATTAAAAAAGAAGGAGTTGCAATCACAAAGTAA
- a CDS encoding oligosaccharide flippase family protein — protein sequence MKFTSPILVDNLAFLQKLRRQGISFLDSGDERSVKVKKNIVLLGIMKVIGIISGLLIVPLTLDYLSPTEYGVWLTLSSIVAWIVYFDVGLGNGLRNRFAEALAVGNTHLARIYVSTTYFLVVLIVSSGLIIFGGINYFLDWQKILRAYSIPLQDLNFLVLIVVVAFCMRFVFSLIGTILTADQEPGRAGMIEVSINIVSLAAVFSLTKLTASSLLTFGIVLSSIVVLVPAIASVWFFSKRYRHVAPSVHLVQLKYAKPLANIGIQFFVIQITALIVFSTSNILIANFIGPAEVTAYNIAFKYFSVVSMIFGIAIAPFWSAFTEAFHKKEFDWIKSSTRKLVGIWILAAAVTVLMLAVSQPIYQLWVGNKVAVPFALSLAMALYVTISNWNSIFVSFLNGTGRIRLQLYSSIIIGILNIPLAYALVKYLHWGSAGVVAATCICLFIGSIWSPIQYIKLINNTATGIWAKQ from the coding sequence ATGAAATTTACTTCACCTATCCTTGTCGATAATCTTGCTTTTCTTCAAAAACTTCGGCGACAAGGTATTTCCTTTTTAGATTCAGGGGATGAACGATCGGTCAAAGTGAAAAAGAACATCGTTCTTCTTGGAATTATGAAGGTGATCGGTATTATTTCAGGTCTTCTCATTGTCCCCCTGACACTCGATTATTTAAGTCCAACAGAATATGGTGTTTGGCTGACACTCAGCTCTATTGTCGCATGGATCGTATACTTTGACGTTGGTCTTGGCAATGGATTGCGCAACCGGTTTGCCGAGGCACTCGCTGTTGGTAATACGCACCTCGCTCGTATTTATGTCAGCACAACATATTTTCTCGTTGTACTGATCGTGAGCAGCGGACTTATCATTTTTGGAGGAATTAATTATTTTCTGGATTGGCAAAAGATTCTTCGAGCATATTCTATTCCTTTACAAGATCTTAATTTTCTCGTTCTTATTGTTGTTGTCGCTTTTTGCATGCGTTTTGTTTTTAGTTTGATCGGCACAATACTCACTGCAGATCAAGAGCCAGGTCGTGCTGGCATGATAGAAGTATCTATCAATATTGTTTCGCTCGCTGCAGTCTTCAGCTTAACAAAGTTGACTGCAAGTTCACTTTTGACTTTTGGTATCGTTCTGAGTTCCATCGTAGTACTCGTGCCGGCGATTGCATCAGTGTGGTTTTTCTCAAAAAGATACCGACATGTTGCCCCATCGGTTCATCTCGTTCAATTGAAATATGCAAAACCGCTTGCGAATATCGGTATCCAATTCTTTGTCATTCAAATTACTGCTTTAATAGTTTTCTCTACCAGTAATATTTTAATCGCTAATTTTATAGGTCCTGCTGAGGTGACAGCATATAATATCGCCTTCAAATACTTTAGTGTTGTTTCTATGATATTCGGCATTGCAATAGCGCCGTTCTGGTCGGCGTTCACGGAAGCATTTCATAAAAAAGAGTTTGACTGGATTAAAAGTTCGACGCGAAAATTAGTTGGCATTTGGATTCTGGCTGCCGCAGTCACTGTATTGATGCTGGCGGTATCACAGCCTATCTATCAACTCTGGGTTGGAAATAAAGTGGCGGTTCCTTTTGCCCTTTCTCTCGCAATGGCATTGTATGTGACCATTAGCAATTGGAACAGTATCTTTGTCAGCTTTTTGAATGGAACGGGAAGAATTCGATTGCAGCTTTACAGCTCAATAATTATTGGAATTCTCAACATCCCTCTTGCCTATGCTCTGGTAAAATATCTGCATTGGGGTAGTGCCGGAGTGGTCGCCGCAACTTGTATCTGCCTCTTTATCGGATCTATCTGGTCACCAATTCAATATATCAAGCTTATCAACAACACAGCAACGGGAATTTGGGCTAAACAATGA
- a CDS encoding class I SAM-dependent methyltransferase, which yields MTCKICQQKMEYAFKAVVLGKYQVCYYHCPHCGFLHTEDPYWLGEAYKDPINTEDTGLLSRNIFFSETASLLLFFLFDKNGTFLDYAGGFGVFTRLMRDIGFNFFWDDPMTQNLLARGFEYSDPLPSCELLTSFESFEHFADPLTEMKKMLAISNNILFSTFLLPTSVPSSDWWYYQFEHGQHISFYSKESLQYIANENGLHFYTHGFFHLFTKNKLPDSILHWMFRFQKLGLHHYVRWRMKSRMQDDFRTMLSSKKQ from the coding sequence ATGACCTGTAAAATTTGTCAGCAAAAAATGGAATATGCTTTCAAAGCTGTGGTACTTGGTAAGTATCAGGTATGCTATTATCATTGTCCGCACTGTGGTTTTCTCCATACAGAAGATCCTTATTGGCTTGGCGAAGCGTACAAAGATCCAATTAATACAGAGGATACCGGACTTCTCTCTCGCAATATTTTTTTCAGCGAGACGGCATCACTCCTTCTTTTCTTTTTGTTCGATAAAAATGGAACGTTTCTTGATTACGCCGGCGGCTTTGGTGTTTTCACGCGGTTGATGAGAGATATCGGTTTTAATTTCTTCTGGGATGATCCAATGACACAAAATTTACTTGCACGGGGATTTGAATATAGTGATCCTTTACCGAGCTGCGAACTCTTGACGAGCTTTGAAAGCTTTGAGCATTTTGCAGATCCGTTAACTGAAATGAAAAAGATGCTCGCCATATCAAATAATATTTTATTCTCAACCTTTTTGCTACCCACTTCTGTACCGTCATCAGATTGGTGGTACTATCAATTCGAACATGGACAGCATATTTCGTTTTACTCAAAAGAGAGTCTTCAATACATAGCAAACGAGAATGGCCTGCACTTTTATACACATGGATTCTTTCATCTCTTCACAAAGAATAAACTTCCTGATTCGATACTGCACTGGATGTTTCGCTTTCAGAAATTAGGACTGCATCATTATGTGCGCTGGAGAATGAAGAGTAGAATGCAAGATGACTTTCGAACAATGCTGAGTTCAAAAAAACAATGA
- a CDS encoding glycosyltransferase family 1 protein: MKNAEWDVDVRPFLKRIPYKVSLGLPVHAARNIIVKQINNYRKSENRRYSEKIIGRGEYDIFHPTYYDPYFLDFLHNKPFVLTVYDMIYELFPEYYPSTQKFLDGKSLLLNKAVKIIAISETTKKDLIKLYRLPNEKIEVVYLASSLKIRTDTQHSKTEELEFPERYLLYVGNRALYKNFLFFVESILPLLSQDKTLFLICAGGKDFTQAEKLLFHTWGVKHKLHYVSVNDAILTSLYTNALAFVFPSLYEGFGIPILEAFACNCPVIISNTSSLPEIAGNACLSFDPKDKTSIIDAVNQVLSDKALREDLCKKGQERVNSFSWGRTAKETKRLYESILK; encoded by the coding sequence TTGAAAAATGCAGAATGGGATGTCGATGTTCGTCCTTTTTTGAAAAGAATTCCTTATAAGGTAAGCCTCGGACTTCCTGTCCATGCGGCAAGAAATATCATCGTTAAACAGATTAACAACTATCGGAAAAGCGAAAACAGAAGATATTCTGAGAAAATCATTGGGCGTGGAGAATATGACATTTTCCATCCCACGTACTATGATCCATACTTCTTGGATTTTCTTCACAACAAACCGTTTGTATTAACAGTCTATGATATGATTTATGAGCTTTTTCCAGAATATTATCCGTCAACACAAAAATTCCTGGATGGCAAGTCGCTTCTTTTAAATAAGGCAGTAAAAATTATAGCTATTTCAGAAACCACAAAAAAGGATTTGATAAAATTATATCGTCTACCGAACGAGAAAATCGAAGTGGTCTACCTCGCAAGTTCGCTCAAGATTAGAACAGATACACAACACAGCAAAACCGAGGAATTAGAATTTCCCGAGCGTTACTTGTTGTATGTTGGCAACAGAGCGTTATATAAAAATTTTCTTTTCTTTGTTGAATCAATCCTTCCCCTCTTATCGCAGGACAAAACTCTCTTTCTTATATGTGCCGGCGGGAAAGATTTTACTCAAGCTGAAAAACTATTGTTCCACACATGGGGTGTAAAACACAAACTCCATTACGTTTCAGTGAACGATGCGATATTAACTTCCCTTTACACAAACGCTTTAGCATTTGTTTTCCCATCTCTCTATGAGGGTTTTGGAATACCTATTCTAGAAGCATTTGCTTGCAATTGCCCGGTCATCATAAGTAACACAAGTTCGTTGCCAGAAATAGCTGGAAACGCTTGTTTGAGCTTTGATCCTAAAGACAAGACTTCGATTATTGATGCTGTGAATCAGGTTCTCTCAGATAAAGCACTCAGGGAAGATCTCTGTAAAAAAGGACAGGAACGAGTGAATTCCTTTTCCTGGGGGCGAACAGCAAAGGAAACGAAACGACTCTATGAGAGTATTCTTAAATAA
- a CDS encoding glycosyltransferase has translation MTPKLYILLPVHSRKQITQRIIACLQQQSFQDYHVLLIDDGSTDGTADMVKEHISSLTILQGRGDWWWGGSLHQGYLWLKSQNIPASSMVLMINDDTVFDANYLQTAIAILHERQNILLISNAYGEVSRQLFDGGIHADWKRLKFSLETNPDKINCASTRGLFLYVSDFVKIGGFYPRLLPHYASDYEFTVRAYNKGYALIVDEHLKLYANESATGIMNFKNENTYSDFLKHLFSKKYALHPVYYSNFILLACPWPWKIFHVLILWTSSLWKIVKYFFLLVLLKNRYSYDK, from the coding sequence GTGACGCCAAAATTGTACATTCTGCTTCCGGTTCACAGTCGGAAACAGATCACTCAACGAATCATTGCATGTCTCCAACAGCAATCCTTTCAGGATTATCATGTGCTGCTGATCGATGACGGCTCCACTGACGGAACCGCTGACATGGTCAAAGAACACATTTCATCTTTAACTATTCTTCAAGGACGCGGCGATTGGTGGTGGGGCGGTTCATTACATCAAGGATATCTCTGGCTAAAATCACAAAACATTCCAGCATCATCTATGGTATTGATGATAAACGATGACACCGTCTTTGATGCAAATTATCTTCAAACAGCAATAGCTATATTACATGAGCGGCAGAATATATTATTGATTTCAAATGCGTATGGAGAGGTGAGCCGGCAACTTTTTGACGGCGGGATTCATGCCGATTGGAAAAGATTAAAATTTTCGCTTGAAACAAATCCGGACAAAATTAATTGTGCATCCACACGCGGATTATTTTTGTACGTTTCGGATTTCGTAAAAATTGGAGGATTTTATCCGCGTCTGCTGCCCCATTATGCTTCCGACTATGAATTCACTGTCCGTGCATATAATAAAGGATATGCCTTGATAGTCGATGAACATCTCAAGCTGTATGCGAATGAATCGGCAACAGGTATTATGAATTTTAAAAACGAGAATACATACAGTGATTTTTTGAAACATTTATTTTCAAAAAAATATGCTCTTCACCCGGTGTACTATTCTAATTTTATTTTGCTTGCTTGTCCCTGGCCGTGGAAGATATTTCATGTGTTGATTCTTTGGACAAGTTCTTTGTGGAAAATCGTAAAATATTTTTTCCTTCTCGTACTCCTTAAGAATCGATACTCGTATGACAAATAA
- a CDS encoding class I SAM-dependent methyltransferase, giving the protein MVCKICSKTSSKIFRRRILDKYDVDYFQCSSCGFIQTEEPYWLKESYLSPINTEDTGIIKRNILLAKRTSAILFFLFDKKGSFLDYGGGYGLFVRIMRDYGFNFYWSDPFTENLFARGFEYDAVDTNKIELVTSFECFEHFADPMQEIERMFSISRSIIFSTETFTSGTPDPDRWKYYYFSHGQHISLFSLTSLRYIAKKHDMHLYTNSKSFHLLTHRSWNNSIFNVLLKLSLLGLPSFIPLFMGSNTKIDSAAIGQTKSLTHENIR; this is encoded by the coding sequence TTGGTCTGTAAGATTTGCAGTAAAACATCCTCAAAGATATTTCGTCGAAGAATTCTTGATAAATATGATGTTGATTATTTTCAGTGTTCTTCGTGCGGATTTATTCAGACAGAAGAACCTTATTGGCTGAAAGAATCCTATCTCAGTCCTATCAATACTGAAGACACTGGTATCATAAAGAGGAATATCTTACTTGCAAAACGAACAAGTGCAATTCTCTTTTTTCTGTTCGATAAGAAAGGATCCTTTCTTGATTATGGCGGCGGGTATGGCCTGTTTGTACGTATCATGCGTGACTATGGTTTTAATTTTTACTGGAGCGATCCTTTTACGGAGAATCTGTTTGCAAGAGGCTTTGAATATGATGCAGTGGACACAAATAAAATCGAGTTAGTTACTTCATTTGAATGTTTCGAGCATTTTGCGGATCCAATGCAGGAAATAGAAAGGATGTTTTCCATTTCACGGTCAATCATATTTTCAACTGAAACGTTCACTTCTGGAACACCAGATCCGGATCGTTGGAAGTATTATTATTTTTCTCATGGACAACATATCTCCTTGTTTTCATTAACTTCGCTCAGATATATTGCAAAAAAACATGATATGCATCTCTATACAAACAGTAAAAGTTTTCATTTATTGACGCACCGCTCATGGAACAATAGTATCTTTAATGTTTTACTGAAGTTGTCGTTGTTGGGTCTTCCTTCTTTCATACCATTGTTCATGGGAAGCAATACGAAAATTGACTCAGCCGCGATTGGACAAACAAAAAGCCTGACACATGAGAACATCCGATGA
- a CDS encoding glycosyltransferase family 1 protein yields the protein MNVLFDPQVFSFQEYGGISRYYCELFKQFTLMEGIEPSLIIEYSNSHCLPELHSVEAKHFFPSYRFKGRNEIIKLLNRMYVKRNFHLESRPDVFHPTYYDPYFIDLLGDIPFVLTIYDMSHELYPQLFSKFDFTAENKKKVSAKANRIIAISEHTKKDIVSLLHIPASKIDVIPLATTLSPTSMGNAVFPLPDKYILYVGKRNTYKNFSFLLEAIKTLSQLNIMSSLICAGGGKFTMQERKKIHRLQLSDKISQIDIHDNQLEYLYSKAQAFVFPSLYEGFGIPILEAFACGCPVLVSNRSSLPEVGGDAARYFDPESIPSLVERLAEVIEDKTLAEDMRTKGFNRSKLFSWENTALKTIETYKKVSS from the coding sequence ATGAACGTACTTTTTGATCCTCAAGTATTTTCATTTCAGGAATACGGTGGAATCTCTCGATACTACTGCGAATTGTTCAAACAGTTCACTCTGATGGAAGGAATTGAACCATCGCTTATCATTGAGTATTCGAATAGCCACTGTCTGCCAGAACTTCATTCGGTTGAAGCCAAGCATTTTTTCCCTTCTTATAGATTTAAAGGGAGAAATGAAATCATAAAGCTGCTTAATCGGATGTATGTGAAACGCAATTTCCATTTAGAATCTCGACCAGATGTGTTCCATCCTACGTACTACGATCCATATTTCATAGATCTTCTCGGTGACATACCTTTTGTTCTCACCATTTATGATATGTCCCATGAACTGTATCCTCAGTTATTTAGCAAATTTGATTTTACTGCAGAGAATAAAAAGAAGGTCTCGGCAAAGGCGAATCGGATCATTGCAATTTCTGAACACACAAAAAAGGATATCGTCTCATTATTGCATATACCGGCTTCAAAGATTGATGTTATTCCGCTGGCGACGACGCTTTCTCCGACCAGCATGGGTAATGCTGTCTTTCCATTGCCAGACAAGTATATTCTTTATGTAGGGAAAAGAAATACTTATAAAAACTTTTCTTTCCTCCTGGAGGCGATAAAAACACTTTCACAACTTAATATCATGAGCTCTTTGATCTGTGCCGGCGGTGGTAAATTTACCATGCAGGAAAGAAAAAAGATCCATCGACTTCAACTATCTGATAAAATTAGTCAAATAGATATTCATGACAATCAATTAGAATATCTCTACTCCAAAGCACAAGCATTTGTGTTTCCTTCACTCTATGAGGGGTTTGGCATACCTATTCTTGAAGCATTTGCATGCGGGTGTCCCGTACTGGTAAGCAATCGAAGTTCTCTTCCAGAAGTTGGAGGGGATGCGGCCAGATATTTTGATCCGGAAAGTATCCCGAGTCTTGTGGAGAGATTGGCCGAAGTAATAGAAGATAAAACTTTAGCCGAGGATATGAGAACAAAAGGATTCAACAGATCAAAATTGTTTTCGTGGGAGAATACCGCACTAAAAACAATCGAGACGTATAAAAAAGTGTCAAGTTGA
- a CDS encoding class I SAM-dependent methyltransferase — MAVSENMINSNYQAQETNIKKMVPEKEQVLFHIKNQNCAAYRLISEPLEFLTPFFDSSKTWLTVGDYSGLEANYLRQRNQRVVASDLSDAILKEAQSDGLIKEYSKQNVERLTYNDNSFDYVICKEAFHHFPRAYLGLYEMLRVSKSATVLVTEPIDILSKMSFLVLMKNICDKINPLFINRIWKNRFSWESVGNYVFKISEREIEKIAMGMGLPCIAFKRYDHFKSHTTIDGIMDVPINQKLYRKIKLKLAMRSFISSVGIIPHGSLCCVVFKEQPGEKVLLGMKDRGFIIIPLPKNPYLV; from the coding sequence ATGGCAGTATCTGAAAATATGATCAATTCAAATTATCAGGCTCAAGAGACTAACATTAAAAAAATGGTGCCTGAAAAAGAGCAAGTTCTTTTCCACATCAAAAATCAGAATTGTGCTGCCTACAGGTTGATCAGTGAACCGCTGGAATTCCTAACACCTTTTTTTGATTCCAGCAAAACATGGTTGACTGTTGGAGATTACAGCGGCTTAGAGGCAAATTATTTACGGCAGAGGAATCAACGTGTCGTAGCATCGGATCTCTCTGATGCCATACTCAAAGAGGCACAGTCTGATGGACTTATTAAAGAGTACAGCAAGCAAAATGTCGAGCGATTGACGTACAACGACAACTCCTTTGATTATGTCATTTGTAAGGAAGCATTCCATCATTTCCCGCGCGCCTATTTAGGTTTGTATGAAATGTTACGCGTCAGCAAATCTGCCACAGTGCTTGTCACAGAGCCAATTGATATACTTTCTAAAATGTCGTTTCTTGTGCTGATGAAAAATATATGCGACAAAATCAATCCTTTATTCATTAATAGAATCTGGAAGAATCGCTTTTCGTGGGAATCTGTCGGGAATTATGTTTTTAAAATATCAGAACGTGAGATCGAAAAGATTGCAATGGGAATGGGATTACCTTGCATTGCATTTAAACGGTATGACCATTTTAAAAGCCATACAACGATAGATGGAATTATGGATGTTCCGATCAATCAAAAGCTTTACAGGAAAATAAAACTCAAATTAGCGATGAGAAGCTTCATCAGCTCAGTAGGCATTATTCCCCATGGTTCGTTGTGCTGCGTTGTATTTAAGGAACAACCAGGTGAAAAAGTACTACTGGGCATGAAAGACCGAGGATTTATTATTATCCCCTTGCCTAAGAATCCTTATCTGGTATGA
- a CDS encoding glycosyltransferase, whose product MQKVLFITYFWPPSGKATLHWPLKIIKHLPGYGWQPVVLTADEDTFSQKDDSLLKEVDPSLKVFTAHALEPFRIYRRLLGKEKNSPLTASETISTTNRGLRHQLSVWIRMNLFIPDARIGWYWNAVRKGKQILKSENIEAIVSIGPPHTTLLVGKKLSQVSGIPHIPVFIDPWVDISYYQGFKRGRLTLAMDRRFERSVAENAGQVVFVTESMKKDYIRQYPSIQNKSQVLYWGYDEEAFQSYTPKRSKDEEILLHAGNIYDHQNPQNLWKTLRKEIDNGRNLKLVFVGTVGPGIRQSLNDAGLLGQTKFKGFLPYKEMIEEVSRASYLLVCASERRHVPGKLFEYLRSGKPILAFGDGNEEVQKILEETKAGMIFPLASDGGEFFKQLHYFQTDLKSVQRFNRKEISRGLAKILSSITAR is encoded by the coding sequence ATGCAAAAGGTTTTATTCATCACATATTTCTGGCCTCCATCAGGCAAAGCGACGCTCCATTGGCCGTTGAAGATCATCAAGCACCTTCCGGGGTATGGCTGGCAGCCGGTTGTTCTTACTGCCGACGAAGATACTTTTTCCCAAAAAGATGATTCACTGTTAAAGGAAGTTGACCCGAGCCTGAAAGTTTTTACCGCTCATGCCCTGGAACCATTTCGCATTTACCGCCGCTTATTGGGAAAAGAAAAGAACTCGCCGTTGACAGCATCGGAAACAATATCGACAACAAATCGAGGATTGCGGCATCAGCTTTCTGTCTGGATACGGATGAATTTATTTATTCCGGATGCGCGCATCGGATGGTACTGGAATGCTGTCCGCAAAGGAAAGCAAATCCTTAAATCAGAAAATATTGAAGCGATCGTATCCATAGGCCCGCCGCATACAACGCTCCTCGTTGGAAAAAAGTTGAGTCAGGTTTCCGGAATTCCGCATATTCCTGTTTTTATCGATCCGTGGGTAGATATTTCATATTACCAAGGATTCAAGAGAGGCAGGCTCACCCTCGCCATGGATCGTCGGTTTGAGCGATCTGTCGCTGAAAATGCTGGACAAGTGGTGTTTGTAACCGAGTCTATGAAGAAAGATTACATTCGACAGTATCCATCAATCCAGAATAAATCTCAGGTTCTCTATTGGGGTTATGACGAAGAAGCGTTTCAGTCATATACACCAAAGCGCTCGAAAGACGAGGAAATTCTTTTACACGCAGGAAATATTTACGATCATCAAAATCCGCAAAACCTTTGGAAGACTCTTCGGAAGGAAATAGATAACGGAAGAAATCTTAAATTAGTCTTTGTCGGGACGGTCGGTCCCGGAATTCGACAGTCGCTGAATGACGCAGGGTTACTCGGCCAGACAAAATTCAAGGGCTTCCTGCCATACAAAGAAATGATTGAAGAAGTAAGCAGGGCATCGTATCTGTTAGTTTGTGCATCGGAAAGGCGGCATGTGCCCGGCAAACTGTTTGAGTACCTTCGTTCCGGAAAACCCATTCTGGCTTTTGGCGATGGCAACGAAGAAGTTCAAAAGATATTAGAAGAAACAAAGGCGGGAATGATCTTTCCGCTTGCTTCGGACGGCGGGGAATTCTTTAAACAGCTGCATTACTTCCAGACCGATTTGAAAAGCGTACAGAGATTTAATAGAAAAGAAATTTCTAGGGGTTTGGCTAAAATTCTTAGCAGCATCACTGCACGATAA